Proteins from a genomic interval of Anolis sagrei isolate rAnoSag1 chromosome 1, rAnoSag1.mat, whole genome shotgun sequence:
- the DUSP8 gene encoding dual specificity protein phosphatase 8 isoform X3 has translation MPLDIMIAPSEDQFWPDTHKGQMKLKIRVRRMKESRDMRGGFAAFSSCFPGLCEGKPTAILPMSISQPCMPVANVGPTRILPHLYLGSQKDVLNKDLMTQNGISYVLNASNSCPKPDFICDSHFMRIPVNDNYCEKLLPWLDKSIEFIDKAKVSSCQVIVHCLAGISRSATIAIAYIMKTMGMSSDDAYRFVKDRRPSISPNFNFLGQLLEYERSLKLLKALKTQGEKSEGECHQDYSEAHESNWQQTLSTSEKAEELFKTTSLEISSIDSERPSGVPKVFSPTTLQQGLNGLHLSSERIQDTNRLKRSFSLDIKSAYSPTQRQETPGPTEAGETPKLCKLDSPSSPNGTCQFSPLPDSPDWPSGPDFLLEAKVRQRRKHRHQAGSPAHGLSLNFSGVCSMHKSSSVEDSLKQTLRLSLPSGGQQLAQPTSTPTSAGTWGLHLESPSTPSSENPWYFSTDPAVGGGKGNGSGTLFANATTYTSFSCSTIQASCEIRLREKQRGEQRDVRHSWHEDTTTEKQFKRRSCQMEFEETLSESRSREDLGKISKQSSFSGSMEIIEVS, from the exons ggGGGTTTGCTGCCTTCTCATCTTGCTTCCCAGGACTCTGTGAAGGGAAGCCCACTGCAATCCTGCCAATGAGTATCTCCCAGCCATGCATGCCAGTGGCCAACGTTGGCCCAACACGCATCCTGCCTCACCTCTATCTCGGCTCCCAGAAAGATGTCTTAAATAAG GACCTGATGACCCAGAATGGGATAAGCTATGTCCTCAATGCCAGCAATTCTTGTCCCAAGCCAGACTTCATATGTGACAGTCACTTCATGCGCATTCCGGTTAATGACAATTACTGTGAGAAGCTTCTTCCCTGGTTGGACAAATCCATTGAGTTCATTG ACAAGGCTAAGGTCTCCAGCTGCCAAGTGATTGTGCACTGCTTGGCAGGAATCTCCCGGTCAGCCACCATTGCCATTGCATACATCATGAAGACTATGGGCATGTCATCAGATGATGCCTACAG GTTTGTCAAAGACCGGCGGCCTTCCATATCCCCCAACTTCAACTTCCTGGGTCAGCTCCTAGAGTATGAGAGAAGCCTGAAGCTGCTGAAGGCTTTAAAGACACAAGGAGAGAAGAGTGAGGGAGAATGCCACCAAGATTACTCTGAAGCACATGAAAGCAACTGGCAGCAGACTCTGTCTACCTCAGAAAAGGCTGAGGAGCTATTCAAAACCACATCCTTGGAAATCTCCTCAATTGACTCTGAGAGGCCATCAGGTGTTCCCAAGGTTTTCTCACCAACGACACTACAACAAGGACTGAATGGGTTGCACTTATCTTCAGAGCGCATCCAAGACACAAACCGTCTGAAACGTTCCTTCTCCCTAGACATCAAGTCTGCCTATTCCCCTACGCAGAGGCAGGAGACTCCAGGTCCTACAGAAGCAGGAGAAACACCCAAGCTCTGTAAGCTGGACAGCCCTTCAAGTCCCAATGGCACATGCCAGTTCTCTCCTCTCCCTGATAGCCCTGACTGGCCCAGTGGTCCTGACTTCCTTTTAGAAGCTAAAGTACGGCAGAGACGAAAGCACAGGCACCAAGCAGGCTCTCCCGCCCATGGGCTGAGCCTTAATTTCAGTGGGGTGTGCTCCATGCATAAAAGCAGCAGTGTGGAGGACAGTCTTAAGCAGACACTTCGGCTAAGCCTTCCCAGTGGGGGGCAACAGCTGGCACAGCCAACATCTACTCCAACCTCTGCTGGCACTTGGGGGCTGCATTTGGAATCCCCTAGCACACCTTCATCAGAGAACCCCTGGTACTTCAGCACAGACCCAGCAGTGGGGGGTGGCAAAGGCAATGGGAGCGGGACTCTATTTGCCAATGCCACCACCTATACTTCGTTCAGCTGCAGCACAATCCAGGCAAGTTGTGAGATAAGACTGAGGGAAAAGCAGCGTGGGGAGCAGCGGGACGTGCGGCATAGCTGGCACGAGGacaccaccactgagaagcagTTCAAGCGAAGGAGTTGCCAGATGGAATTCGAGGAGACCTTATCTGAGAGCAGGTCTCGGGAAGACCTgggcaaaatcagcaaacagtcTAGCTTTTCAGGCAGCATGGAAATCATAGAGGTGTCCTGA